The following proteins come from a genomic window of Andrena cerasifolii isolate SP2316 chromosome 6, iyAndCera1_principal, whole genome shotgun sequence:
- the LOC143369666 gene encoding uncharacterized protein LOC143369666 isoform X1, whose protein sequence is MYSMYAVVQFEDGSYSELPINWIIDDCDSALTYCWWPPSNIKNLSSLMTRKATVNPKTWQKHCVSIINVCSTLAKARQIAENSDYCTTDDNKGKGRRTKFLNSKYIDEDECSNISSMEGVDDPIEENDLPLPAYPQAKIMSESESQASLKGIDEHLSPIQYSPLVEEGIEEENVAISDNTTNNNNLLVTADQFSIIIRILTKIEIKIKNLNQRLDKLTITNNRLVGSTENVKKYFPLQTIENVIIFEEQLKNATFAKEFFSYIDRFGGKSPADNVRQILSNLFSKEFAALYTWKGRKNKINISQLQMVQIIKDKIIDSTSNFREVDFNTEAAEWFRLGLQRKCREEKKK, encoded by the exons ATGTACTCCATGTATGCAGTGGTGCAATTTGAGGATGGTTCCTATTCTGAACTACCAATAAATTGGATCATAGATGATTGTGATTCTGCTTTGACTTATTGCTGGTGGCCACCaagtaatattaaaaacttATCATCCTTAATGACAAGGAAAGCAACTGTAAATCCGAAGACATGGCAAAAACATTGTGTCTCCATAATAAACGTCTGCT CCACGCTTGCAAAAGCAAGACAAATTGCAGAAAATTCGGATTATTGTACAACCGATGATAATAAAGGCAAAGGTCGAAGAACAAAATTTCTAAACAGCAAATATATAGATGAGGATGAGTGTTCCAATATAAGTAGCATGGAGGGTGTAGATGATCCAATAGAAGAAAATGATT TGCCTTTACCTGCATATCCACAAGCTAAAATAATGTCTGAATCAG AATCTCAGGCTTCGTTGAAAGGTATAGATGAACATCTTTCTCCAATTCAATATTCTCCACTTGTTGAAGAG GGTATCGAGGAGGAAAATGTAGCGATAAGCGACAATACTACCaataataacaatttattaGTTACAGCAG ATCAATTttcgataataattagaatattaaCCAAAAtagagattaaaataaaaaatttaaatcaacgTTTGGACAAATTAACAATTACTAATAATAGATTAGTGGGTTCTACGGAGAACGTAAAAAAATACTTCCCTCTCCAAACAATTGAAAACGTTATAATTTTTgaagaacaattaaaaaatgcaaCATTTGCTAAGGAATTT TTTAGTTACATAGATAGATTCGGTGGGAAATCGCCGGCAGACAATGTTCGGCAAATATTGAGCAATCTATTTAGTAAAGAATTTGCTGCATTATACACGTGGAAagggagaaaaaataaaattaacatttcTCAATTACAAATGGTGCAAATAATAAAAG ataaaataatagatagCACTTCTAACTTCCGCGAGGTGGATTTTAATACAGAAGCAGCGGAATGGTTCCGTTTAGGATTACAAAGGAAATGtagagaggagaaaaaaaaataa
- the LOC143369665 gene encoding uncharacterized protein LOC143369665 isoform X1, translating to MSDRKRFKRDFTTYSSRHQRRIVDQYMKYQINEIEDKDKEKRNNIQDFTELSDPVSDNGYFQDTSQSHSVQDIAQSLSIQNIAHFHKDLPGNEEYQCEYNANMSSEESLNTGSNKTDKPKWENLRMDLASWAVNNNITHKAMNELFQVLSLYAPTFHLPKDARTLVGTPRSINYENIQGGEYLHFGLKNTLISIVAMYERENMRINNIEVSLNIDGLPLSRSSSNVFWPILMSEEIFKSVYIVGIFYGRGKPKSANELMQKFVDEWKNMKNTFIYKGQNISVNMTKIICDAPAKAFLLHTKGHAGYSSCSKCMIVGQTINKHLCFPFMENPAPLRTDEDFRQQKDKNYHTGKSCLLEIENIGLVSNVPLDYMHLICLGVMKKLLLLWTQGPLSVRISASLRERISEKLTSIGTSTPIEFSRKPRSLKELKYWKASEFRSFLLYTGPIVLQPVLQRNIYEHFLCLHVAISILITPTLISTEENIQYAQNLLQYFVKKFDILYGKQFASHNIHNLLHICDDIKNFGALDNYSAFHFENFLGKLKKVLRKAEKPLQQLAKRYGEMQYAGVSRSLTKSGEIIMKENHENGPIVSFFHNKNITQYKKMQNDTLYLNCNNDGNNCVMLKNEIAVSILNIIKTGKDIYIVGHKFNIMKNLYKKPCPSSFLQIFIVTKDKQLQYWPMSHITHKLWVIKKRENAYYAMPLRHKVN from the coding sequence ATGTCAGAcagaaaacgtttcaaaagagATTTTACAACATACTCTTCTCGACATCAAAGGAGGATAGTCGACCAATATATGAAGTACCAAATAAATGAAATTGAAGACAAggataaagaaaaaaggaataatATCCAAGATTTTACAGAACTTAGTGATCCAGTATCAGATAATGGATACTTTCAAGATACTTCACAATCACACTCTGTTCAAGATATTGCACAATCACTCTCCATTCAAAATATTGCACATTTTCATAAGGATTTACCAGGAAACGAAGAATATCAGTGCGAATATAATGCCAATATGAGCAGTGAAGAATCATTGAATACTGGCTCTAATAAGACAGACAAACCAAAATGGGAAAATTTAAGAATGGATTTGGCTAGTTGGGCAGTAAATAATAACATTACACATAAAGCAATGAATGAATTATTTCAAGTGTTATCTTTATATGCACCAACTTTTCATTTACCGAAAGATGCACGCACACTAGTGGGAACTCCTCGTTCCATCAATTATGAAAACATTCAGGGAGGGGAATATTTGCACTTTGGCTTAAAAAATACTCTTATTTCCATCGTTGCAATGTATGAAAGAGAAAATATGAGAATTAACAATATAGAGGTATCATTAAATATTGATGGTTTACCACTTTCTAGATCTTCTTCGAATGTGTTCTGGCCAATTTTGATGTCCgaagaaattttcaaatcggtttatATAGTAGGAATATTTTATGGTCGAGGTAAACCAAAGTCAGCAAATGAATTGATGCAAAAATTTGTGGATGAATGGAAAAATATGAagaatacttttatatataaaggACAAAATATATCTGTCAAcatgacaaaaataatttgtgatGCACCTgcaaaggcatttttattacaTACGAAAGGCCATGCAGGATATTCCAGTTGTTCGAAGTGCATGATTGTTGGTCAAACAATTAATAAGCATCTTTGTTTTCCCTTTATGGAAAATCCAGCTCCTTTAAGGACTGATGAAGATTTTCGCCAACAGAAAGATAAGAATTACCATACTGGAAAAAGCTGTTTATTAGAGATAGAAAATATTGGTTTAGTGTCAAATGTACCCTTAGATTACATGCATTTAATTTGCCTAGGGGTaatgaaaaaattgttattactaTGGACACAAGGTCCACTATCAGTGAGAATAAGCGCAAGTCTAAGAGaacgtatttcagaaaaacTGACATCTATAGGAACCTCTACGCCTATTGAATTTTCAAGAAAACCAAGAAGTCTCAAAGAACTAAAATACTGGAAGGCCTCAGAATTTAGGTCTTTCTTGTTGTATACAGGTCCAATTGTATTACAACCTGTTTTACAAAGAAACatatatgaacattttttatgtttacATGTGGccatttcaatattaattacaCCAACCCTAATCAGCActgaagaaaatatacaatatgcTCAAAATCTGTTGCAATACTTtgtaaaaaagtttgacatATTATATGGGAAACAATTTGCATCACataatattcataatttacTTCATATATGTGATGACATCAAAAATTTTGGTGCTCTAGATAATTATAGTGCTTTTCATTTCGAAAACTTCTTaggcaaattaaaaaaagtactaAGGAAAGCAGAAAAACCTCTGCAGCAATTAGCAAAGAGATATGGAGAAATGCAATATGCAGGTGTGTCAAGATCATTGACAAAATCGGGAGAAATTATTATGAAAGAGAATCACGAAAATGGCCCTATAGTAtctttttttcacaacaaaaatattacacaatataaaaaaatgcagaatgaCACGCTTTATTTAAACTGCAACAATGATGGAAATAATTGTGTCATGTTAAAAAACGAAATAGCTGtttctattttaaatataataaaaaccgGGAAAGATATTTACATCGTAGGACACAAATTTAATATAATGAAGAATTTATATAAGAAACCATGCCCTTcttcatttttacaaatttttattgttactaAAGATAAACAGTTACAATATTGGCCTATGTCGCATATAACGCATAAATTATGGGttataaaaaaaagggaaaatgcGTATTATGCAATGCCACTGCGACATAAAGTAAATTAa
- the LOC143369665 gene encoding uncharacterized protein LOC143369665 isoform X2, with protein MSDRKRFKRDFTTYSSRHQRRIVDQYMKYQINEIEDKDKEKRNNIQDFTELSDPVSDNGYFQDTSQSHSVQDIAQSLSIQNIAHFHKDLPGNEEYQCEYNANMSSEESLNTGSNKTDKPKWENLRMDLASWAVNNNITHKAMNELFQVLSLYAPTFHLPKDARTLVGTPRSINYENIQGGEYLHFGLKNTLISIVAISSSNVFWPILMSEEIFKSVYIVGIFYGRGKPKSANELMQKFVDEWKNMKNTFIYKGQNISVNMTKIICDAPAKAFLLHTKGHAGYSSCSKCMIVGQTINKHLCFPFMENPAPLRTDEDFRQQKDKNYHTGKSCLLEIENIGLVSNVPLDYMHLICLGVMKKLLLLWTQGPLSVRISASLRERISEKLTSIGTSTPIEFSRKPRSLKELKYWKASEFRSFLLYTGPIVLQPVLQRNIYEHFLCLHVAISILITPTLISTEENIQYAQNLLQYFVKKFDILYGKQFASHNIHNLLHICDDIKNFGALDNYSAFHFENFLGKLKKVLRKAEKPLQQLAKRYGEMQYAGVSRSLTKSGEIIMKENHENGPIVSFFHNKNITQYKKMQNDTLYLNCNNDGNNCVMLKNEIAVSILNIIKTGKDIYIVGHKFNIMKNLYKKPCPSSFLQIFIVTKDKQLQYWPMSHITHKLWVIKKRENAYYAMPLRHKVN; from the exons ATGTCAGAcagaaaacgtttcaaaagagATTTTACAACATACTCTTCTCGACATCAAAGGAGGATAGTCGACCAATATATGAAGTACCAAATAAATGAAATTGAAGACAAggataaagaaaaaaggaataatATCCAAGATTTTACAGAACTTAGTGATCCAGTATCAGATAATGGATACTTTCAAGATACTTCACAATCACACTCTGTTCAAGATATTGCACAATCACTCTCCATTCAAAATATTGCACATTTTCATAAGGATTTACCAGGAAACGAAGAATATCAGTGCGAATATAATGCCAATATGAGCAGTGAAGAATCATTGAATACTGGCTCTAATAAGACAGACAAACCAAAATGGGAAAATTTAAGAATGGATTTGGCTAGTTGGGCAGTAAATAATAACATTACACATAAAGCAATGAATGAATTATTTCAAGTGTTATCTTTATATGCACCAACTTTTCATTTACCGAAAGATGCACGCACACTAGTGGGAACTCCTCGTTCCATCAATTATGAAAACATTCAGGGAGGGGAATATTTGCACTTTGGCTTAAAAAATACTCTTATTTCCATCGTTGCAAT ATCTTCTTCGAATGTGTTCTGGCCAATTTTGATGTCCgaagaaattttcaaatcggtttatATAGTAGGAATATTTTATGGTCGAGGTAAACCAAAGTCAGCAAATGAATTGATGCAAAAATTTGTGGATGAATGGAAAAATATGAagaatacttttatatataaaggACAAAATATATCTGTCAAcatgacaaaaataatttgtgatGCACCTgcaaaggcatttttattacaTACGAAAGGCCATGCAGGATATTCCAGTTGTTCGAAGTGCATGATTGTTGGTCAAACAATTAATAAGCATCTTTGTTTTCCCTTTATGGAAAATCCAGCTCCTTTAAGGACTGATGAAGATTTTCGCCAACAGAAAGATAAGAATTACCATACTGGAAAAAGCTGTTTATTAGAGATAGAAAATATTGGTTTAGTGTCAAATGTACCCTTAGATTACATGCATTTAATTTGCCTAGGGGTaatgaaaaaattgttattactaTGGACACAAGGTCCACTATCAGTGAGAATAAGCGCAAGTCTAAGAGaacgtatttcagaaaaacTGACATCTATAGGAACCTCTACGCCTATTGAATTTTCAAGAAAACCAAGAAGTCTCAAAGAACTAAAATACTGGAAGGCCTCAGAATTTAGGTCTTTCTTGTTGTATACAGGTCCAATTGTATTACAACCTGTTTTACAAAGAAACatatatgaacattttttatgtttacATGTGGccatttcaatattaattacaCCAACCCTAATCAGCActgaagaaaatatacaatatgcTCAAAATCTGTTGCAATACTTtgtaaaaaagtttgacatATTATATGGGAAACAATTTGCATCACataatattcataatttacTTCATATATGTGATGACATCAAAAATTTTGGTGCTCTAGATAATTATAGTGCTTTTCATTTCGAAAACTTCTTaggcaaattaaaaaaagtactaAGGAAAGCAGAAAAACCTCTGCAGCAATTAGCAAAGAGATATGGAGAAATGCAATATGCAGGTGTGTCAAGATCATTGACAAAATCGGGAGAAATTATTATGAAAGAGAATCACGAAAATGGCCCTATAGTAtctttttttcacaacaaaaatattacacaatataaaaaaatgcagaatgaCACGCTTTATTTAAACTGCAACAATGATGGAAATAATTGTGTCATGTTAAAAAACGAAATAGCTGtttctattttaaatataataaaaaccgGGAAAGATATTTACATCGTAGGACACAAATTTAATATAATGAAGAATTTATATAAGAAACCATGCCCTTcttcatttttacaaatttttattgttactaAAGATAAACAGTTACAATATTGGCCTATGTCGCATATAACGCATAAATTATGGGttataaaaaaaagggaaaatgcGTATTATGCAATGCCACTGCGACATAAAGTAAATTAa
- the LOC143369666 gene encoding uncharacterized protein LOC143369666 isoform X2, producing the protein MRIKEVVQFEDGSYSELPINWIIDDCDSALTYCWWPPSNIKNLSSLMTRKATVNPKTWQKHCVSIINVCSTLAKARQIAENSDYCTTDDNKGKGRRTKFLNSKYIDEDECSNISSMEGVDDPIEENDLPLPAYPQAKIMSESESQASLKGIDEHLSPIQYSPLVEEGIEEENVAISDNTTNNNNLLVTADQFSIIIRILTKIEIKIKNLNQRLDKLTITNNRLVGSTENVKKYFPLQTIENVIIFEEQLKNATFAKEFFSYIDRFGGKSPADNVRQILSNLFSKEFAALYTWKGRKNKINISQLQMVQIIKDKIIDSTSNFREVDFNTEAAEWFRLGLQRKCREEKKK; encoded by the exons ATGAGAATAAAGGAag TGGTGCAATTTGAGGATGGTTCCTATTCTGAACTACCAATAAATTGGATCATAGATGATTGTGATTCTGCTTTGACTTATTGCTGGTGGCCACCaagtaatattaaaaacttATCATCCTTAATGACAAGGAAAGCAACTGTAAATCCGAAGACATGGCAAAAACATTGTGTCTCCATAATAAACGTCTGCT CCACGCTTGCAAAAGCAAGACAAATTGCAGAAAATTCGGATTATTGTACAACCGATGATAATAAAGGCAAAGGTCGAAGAACAAAATTTCTAAACAGCAAATATATAGATGAGGATGAGTGTTCCAATATAAGTAGCATGGAGGGTGTAGATGATCCAATAGAAGAAAATGATT TGCCTTTACCTGCATATCCACAAGCTAAAATAATGTCTGAATCAG AATCTCAGGCTTCGTTGAAAGGTATAGATGAACATCTTTCTCCAATTCAATATTCTCCACTTGTTGAAGAG GGTATCGAGGAGGAAAATGTAGCGATAAGCGACAATACTACCaataataacaatttattaGTTACAGCAG ATCAATTttcgataataattagaatattaaCCAAAAtagagattaaaataaaaaatttaaatcaacgTTTGGACAAATTAACAATTACTAATAATAGATTAGTGGGTTCTACGGAGAACGTAAAAAAATACTTCCCTCTCCAAACAATTGAAAACGTTATAATTTTTgaagaacaattaaaaaatgcaaCATTTGCTAAGGAATTT TTTAGTTACATAGATAGATTCGGTGGGAAATCGCCGGCAGACAATGTTCGGCAAATATTGAGCAATCTATTTAGTAAAGAATTTGCTGCATTATACACGTGGAAagggagaaaaaataaaattaacatttcTCAATTACAAATGGTGCAAATAATAAAAG ataaaataatagatagCACTTCTAACTTCCGCGAGGTGGATTTTAATACAGAAGCAGCGGAATGGTTCCGTTTAGGATTACAAAGGAAATGtagagaggagaaaaaaaaataa
- the LOC143370055 gene encoding LOW QUALITY PROTEIN: E3 SUMO-protein ligase ZBED1 (The sequence of the model RefSeq protein was modified relative to this genomic sequence to represent the inferred CDS: deleted 1 base in 1 codon), translating into MYRQKRSLVWKYFEKKDTNTAMCLLCKREYKNAGNTSNLHEHLKRKHFTVLEANRERDQEAAESIDIDEPVIPGTVIQDITPVASTSNAYLRAQNADLPTTAQRPQVHLRQLTLRTISNDLSQTKIMKLNNLVVAMICKDLQTLSIVEDKGFIEFVKELEPRYQLPTRRTLGRSILPQVYADTKNKILQNLQETTYVSITTDIWSNLNTQSFLTVTSHYILQDKLYTNVLATSVLDERHTIEYITSIIQDTLTEFNIADKTVAVVTDNAANMIGAVRSLGYLHLPCAAHTLNLVVNDSISAIPDIVSTLKTCRSIVTHFKTSVTAADKLRAIQAQMELQHLKLKQDIHTRWNSSLIMLERLFALRVPLSAAVVSLPKFPRSSETLNEEQWKMIEDVIPLLKPIEYITTDLSAEKYSTASKIVPLITGIQNAIENITPTTRSGHLLKINLLNNIDIRFDYIETNKITRAATILDPRFKTAVFQNNINAQTAKTAIHSEIKTLLNVMNNENRVINRQQDEESPDQNSGFWNFYLNKVSHLTRQCSTPLESAENITKQYLELPYENIKSNPIEFWKTHRHTMPELKKISEKYLCTPATSVPSERIFSKAGQIVKEEIHKLLRRNAP; encoded by the exons ATGTATCGACAAAAGCGCTCACTAGTatggaaatattttgaaaaaaaagacaCCAAC ACTGCGATGTGTCTCTTATGTaaaagagaatataaaaatgcagGAAACACTAGCAATTTGCATGAACACTTGAAACGCAAACATTTTACAGTGCTTGAAGCGAATCGAGAGCGGGATCAAGAAGCAGCAGAGTCGATAGACATCGATGAACCTGTTATACCTGGAACAGTAATACAAGATATAACACCTGTGGCATCCACTTCGAATGCATATCTTAGAGCTCAAAATGCTGACTTACCAACTACAGCGCAAAGACCGCAGGTACATTTAAGGCAATTGACCTTAAGGACAATTTCAAATGATCTGTctcaaacaaaaattatgaaattaaataatctGGTGGTAGCCATGATATGTAAAGACTTACAAACTTTAAGTATTGTTGAGGATAAAGGATTTATTGAATTCGTCAAAGAACTGGAACCTCGCTATCAATTGCCAACTCGACGAACTTTGGGACGTTCCATTTTACCGCAAGTATATGCTGacactaaaaataaaattttgcaaaaccTGCAAGAAACAACGTACGTCTCCATTACAACAGATATCTGGTCAAATTTAAACACACAATCTTTTCTCACGGTTACTAGTCATTACATTCTTCAAGACAAACTATATACGAACGTATTAGCCACTAGCGTTTTAGATGAAAGACATACAATTGAATATATAACAAGTATAATACAAGATACTTTAACAGAATTTAATATAGCAGATAAAACTGTTGCAGTTGTAACTGATAATGCTGCAAATATGATAGGTGCTGTACGTAGTCTGGGTTACTTACATTTGCCATGTGCAGCACACACGTTAAACTTAGTTGTGAATGACTCAATTAGTGCTATTCCAGATATCGTTAGCACATTAAAAACTTGCCGTTCCATAGTCACCCATTTTAAAACTAGTGTTACTGCCGCAGACAAATTAAGAGCGATACAAGCCCAAATGGAATTACAGCACCTAAAATTAAAACAGGACATTCATACTCGATGGAACTCCTCTCTTATAATGTTGGAGAGATTATTTGCGTTGAGAGTTCCTTTATCTGCCGCTGTGGTATCATTACCAAAATTTCCCAGATCTTCTGAAACATTAAATGAGGAACAGTGGAAAATGATAGAAGACGTGATACCATTATTAAAACCGATAGAATATATAACCACAGATCTTAGTGCCGAAAAATATTCCACAGCCTCCAAAATTGTGCCATTAATAACTGGTATTCAAAATGCTATCGAAAATATTACACCCACGACAAGGTCTGgacatttattgaaaattaatttattaaataatattgatattaGATTTGATTACATAGAGACAAATAAAATTACACGTGCAGCAACTATACTAGACCCCCGATTCAAAACAgcagtttttcaaaataatattaacGCACAAACAGCAAAGACAGCCATACATTCagaaattaaaactttattaaaTGTTATGAATAATGAAAATAGGGTTATAAATCGACAACAAGACGAAGAGTCACCGGATCAAAATTCAGGattctggaatttttatttaaataaagtttcgCACTTAACCAGACAATGCTCCACGCCTTTAGAAAGTGCAGAAAATATAACAAAGCAATATTTAGAACTGCCGTATGAAAACATTAAAAGTAACCCTATAGAATTTTGGAAGACCCATAGACACACAATgcccgaattaaaaaaaataagcgaaaaatatttatgtacaccTGCAACTTCTGTACCCTCGGAAAGAATATTTTCGAAAGCTGGCCAGATT GTGaaggaagaaatacacaaattgTTGCGGCGTAACGCACCATGA